The following coding sequences are from one Streptomyces venezuelae window:
- a CDS encoding SMP-30/gluconolactonase/LRE family protein: MNRVFDVAVRAEASLGEGPTWDAAADRLIWVDILGSRVHTYAPGDGRRTVMATEQHVGTAKPRAGGGLVVNLRDGIGLYGPGGAPFTWLVRDPVPGRRGNDAAVAPDGALWAGTMRYDEAPGGGSLLRVAPDGTVTESAADVAVSNGTGWSPDGRLMYYVDSPTRRIDVLDFDGRQGLKRRPFAHVEERAGFPDGLTVDAEGCVWVALWDGAAVRRYTPDGRLDRTVDLPVRRPTACAFGGTDLRDLYITTARTGLDRPHPLSGSVLVVPDAGRGLPGTPFAG; the protein is encoded by the coding sequence GTGAACCGCGTCTTCGACGTCGCCGTGCGCGCGGAGGCGTCGCTCGGCGAGGGCCCCACCTGGGACGCGGCGGCCGACCGTCTCATCTGGGTCGACATCCTCGGCTCCCGCGTCCACACGTACGCCCCCGGGGACGGCCGGCGCACGGTCATGGCCACCGAACAGCACGTCGGCACCGCCAAGCCCCGCGCGGGCGGCGGCCTCGTCGTCAACCTCCGTGACGGCATCGGCCTCTACGGTCCCGGCGGCGCACCCTTCACCTGGCTGGTCCGCGACCCCGTGCCGGGCCGGCGCGGGAACGACGCGGCCGTCGCGCCCGACGGCGCGCTCTGGGCGGGCACGATGCGCTACGACGAGGCGCCCGGCGGCGGCAGCCTCCTGCGCGTCGCTCCCGACGGCACCGTCACCGAGTCGGCCGCCGACGTCGCCGTCAGCAACGGCACGGGCTGGAGCCCCGACGGTCGGCTCATGTACTACGTGGACAGCCCGACGCGACGCATCGACGTACTGGACTTCGACGGGCGACAGGGCCTGAAACGCAGGCCGTTCGCGCACGTGGAGGAGCGGGCGGGCTTCCCCGACGGGCTCACCGTCGACGCCGAGGGATGCGTCTGGGTGGCGCTCTGGGACGGCGCCGCGGTCCGCCGCTACACCCCCGACGGCCGCCTGGACCGCACCGTCGACCTCCCCGTGCGCCGCCCCACGGCCTGCGCCTTCGGCGGCACGGACCTGCGCGACCTGTACATCACGACGGCCCGCACCGGCCTCGACCGCCCGCACCCCCTCTCGGGTTCGGTGCTCGTCGTGCCGGATGCGGGCCGGGGTCTGCCGGGCACCCCGTTCGCGGGCTGA
- a CDS encoding IclR family transcriptional regulator, producing the protein MGRLVPAVTRSLDILELFLEGDGTFSAPEVTRRLQLPRTTVHELLTTLAARSYLVPIPDQPGRYRLGVRTYQLGSRYAEQLDLAAEGRQVAQQVAETCDETVHVAILEDTDVIYIAKVDSTHAVRMVSATGRRLPAHCTSVGKMLLASLPQDELETRVRGREFTAMTPDSITDPDALLAALADVRERGVAVEHRESNPDVSCVAAPVRDSAGQVVAALSISVPMIRWSEERERELAGLAAKGADDLSARLGHRGTR; encoded by the coding sequence ATGGGACGACTGGTGCCCGCGGTGACCAGGTCGCTGGACATACTCGAACTGTTCCTGGAGGGCGACGGCACGTTCTCGGCGCCCGAGGTCACCCGCAGGCTGCAACTGCCGCGCACCACCGTGCACGAGCTCCTGACCACCCTGGCGGCCCGCTCGTACCTCGTCCCGATCCCGGACCAGCCGGGACGCTACCGCCTCGGTGTGCGCACCTACCAGCTCGGCAGCCGGTACGCCGAACAGCTCGACCTCGCCGCCGAGGGCAGGCAGGTGGCGCAGCAGGTCGCCGAGACCTGCGACGAGACCGTCCACGTCGCCATCCTGGAGGACACGGACGTCATCTACATCGCCAAGGTCGACTCCACGCACGCCGTGCGCATGGTCTCCGCGACGGGCCGCAGGCTCCCCGCGCACTGCACCTCGGTCGGCAAGATGCTGCTCGCCTCCCTCCCGCAGGACGAACTCGAAACCCGCGTCCGCGGCCGGGAGTTCACCGCCATGACCCCCGACAGCATCACCGACCCGGACGCCCTGCTCGCCGCCCTCGCCGACGTCCGCGAACGGGGCGTCGCGGTCGAGCACCGGGAGTCCAACCCGGACGTCAGCTGCGTGGCGGCGCCGGTGCGCGACAGCGCGGGACAGGTCGTCGCGGCCCTCTCCATCTCCGTGCCGATGATCCGCTGGTCCGAGGAGCGCGAGCGCGAACTGGCCGGCCTGGCAGCCAAGGGCGCCGACGACCTGTCGGCCAGGCTCGGCCACCGGGGCACGCGGTGA
- a CDS encoding mandelate racemase/muconate lactonizing enzyme family protein, producing the protein MRITGISTHVVGTPWRNLTYVQVHTDEGLTGVGETRMLGHTDALIGYLREAAANHIEGSDPFAVEDLVRRMKYGDYGRAGEIVMSGIAVVEMACWDIKGKALGVPVWQLLGGKVTDRVKAYANGWYTTERTPEAYHKAAQGVMERGYRALKIDPFGTGHYELDHEQSLYAVSLIEAVRDAIGPDAELMLEMHGRFSPATAIRLARDLAPFRPAWLEEPVPPENLKALEKVAAKVDMPVATGERIHDRIEFRELFESQAVDILQPDVGHIGGIWETRKLAATAETHYMLVAPHNVGGPVLTAASLQVGFTSPNFKILEHFNDFADADIKKVVKGAPRVDPETGCFELSHEPGLGVELDVDAAAEFPQQQARFDLWAEGWEKRSPGGADA; encoded by the coding sequence TTGCGCATTACGGGAATCAGCACGCATGTGGTCGGAACGCCGTGGCGGAATCTCACCTACGTCCAGGTCCACACCGACGAGGGTCTGACCGGTGTCGGGGAGACCCGCATGCTCGGGCACACCGACGCGCTCATCGGCTACCTCCGCGAGGCGGCGGCCAACCACATCGAGGGGTCCGACCCGTTCGCGGTCGAGGACCTCGTGCGCCGGATGAAGTACGGCGACTACGGCCGGGCCGGCGAGATCGTGATGTCGGGCATCGCCGTCGTCGAGATGGCGTGCTGGGACATCAAGGGGAAGGCCCTCGGCGTCCCGGTGTGGCAGCTGCTCGGGGGGAAGGTCACCGACCGCGTCAAGGCGTACGCGAACGGCTGGTACACCACCGAGCGCACCCCGGAGGCGTACCACAAGGCCGCGCAGGGCGTCATGGAGCGCGGCTACCGCGCCCTGAAGATCGACCCGTTCGGGACCGGTCACTACGAACTCGACCACGAACAGAGCCTGTACGCCGTGTCGTTGATCGAGGCCGTGCGCGACGCCATCGGACCCGACGCGGAGCTGATGCTGGAGATGCACGGCCGGTTCTCGCCCGCCACGGCGATCCGGCTCGCCCGCGACCTCGCGCCGTTCCGGCCCGCGTGGCTGGAGGAGCCGGTGCCGCCGGAGAACCTGAAGGCCCTGGAGAAGGTCGCGGCGAAGGTGGACATGCCGGTCGCCACGGGTGAGCGCATCCACGACCGGATCGAGTTCCGGGAGCTGTTCGAGAGCCAGGCCGTCGACATCCTCCAGCCCGACGTCGGCCACATCGGCGGCATCTGGGAGACCCGCAAGCTCGCCGCCACGGCCGAGACGCACTACATGCTGGTCGCCCCGCACAACGTCGGCGGTCCCGTCCTGACCGCCGCGTCCCTCCAGGTCGGCTTCACCTCCCCGAACTTCAAGATCCTGGAACACTTCAACGACTTCGCGGACGCCGACATCAAGAAGGTCGTCAAGGGCGCCCCGCGGGTCGACCCGGAGACCGGTTGCTTCGAGCTGTCGCACGAGCCGGGTCTCGGCGTCGAACTCGACGTCGACGCGGCCGCCGAGTTCCCGCAGCAGCAGGCGCGGTTCGACCTGTGGGCCGAGGGCTGGGAGAAGCGGTCACCGGGCGGGGCCGACGCATGA